The following proteins are co-located in the Myxococcus fulvus genome:
- a CDS encoding DUF2378 family protein, whose product MADELLVFEQTIEALFLRALHGRLTPACKQRLKQAGLDVDQKLRPAYSFTSWMAFLRIAAEELFPQEAVAQGTWKLGEAYIEGFRETMLGRAVLSLLRVLGPRRTLMRATQNFRAGNNYTESKLVELTPTQFELWMNEVGDYPDFTAGIIHAGLRVAGAQEVRVEPSGYDGHACTYRISWKEASVSSGVAGSGDSKAAMRSGSISSL is encoded by the coding sequence ATGGCCGACGAGCTTCTCGTCTTTGAACAGACCATCGAAGCCCTCTTCCTGCGCGCGTTGCACGGGCGGCTGACGCCTGCCTGCAAGCAGCGGCTGAAGCAGGCGGGGCTCGACGTGGACCAGAAGCTGCGTCCCGCCTACTCCTTCACCTCCTGGATGGCGTTCCTGCGCATCGCCGCGGAGGAGCTGTTCCCCCAGGAGGCCGTCGCCCAGGGGACCTGGAAGCTCGGTGAGGCCTACATCGAGGGCTTCCGCGAGACGATGCTCGGCCGCGCGGTGCTGTCGCTCCTGCGGGTGCTGGGACCTCGCCGGACGCTCATGCGGGCCACGCAGAACTTCCGGGCGGGCAACAACTACACCGAGTCGAAGCTGGTGGAGCTCACTCCCACCCAGTTCGAGCTGTGGATGAACGAGGTGGGCGACTACCCGGACTTCACGGCGGGCATCATCCACGCCGGCCTGCGGGTGGCCGGCGCCCAGGAAGTGCGCGTGGAGCCGTCAGGTTATGACGGCCACGCCTGCACCTACCGCATCAGCTGGAAGGAGGCCTCGGTCTCCTCGGGCGTGGCCGGTAGCGGCGACTCCAAGGCTGCCATGAGGTCCGGGTCCATCAGCTCCCTGTAG
- a CDS encoding ExbD/TolR family protein has protein sequence MAGHKQRQWVKPQSAPNSEINVTPLVDVVLVLLIIFMVVTPLLEKDILVRVPDTEVENEPPPENPDNQQLVVLLDKDGSYSINTEKVPASDYINRLKRMLAAKKADEKVVFFMADDATNYGRLIAALDGAKAAGAKVLGMATELPSNAIIQGTQVDTGTPAPAPTP, from the coding sequence ATGGCCGGCCACAAGCAGCGCCAGTGGGTGAAGCCGCAGTCGGCGCCCAACTCGGAGATCAACGTCACGCCGCTGGTGGACGTGGTGCTGGTGCTCCTCATCATCTTCATGGTCGTCACGCCCCTCCTGGAGAAGGACATCCTGGTGCGCGTGCCGGACACGGAGGTGGAGAACGAGCCTCCTCCTGAGAATCCAGACAACCAGCAGCTGGTGGTCCTGCTGGACAAGGATGGCAGCTACTCCATCAACACGGAGAAGGTCCCGGCCTCGGACTACATCAACCGCCTCAAGCGCATGCTGGCGGCGAAGAAGGCGGACGAGAAGGTCGTCTTCTTCATGGCGGACGACGCGACCAACTACGGGCGGCTCATCGCGGCCCTGGACGGCGCGAAGGCGGCCGGCGCGAAGGTGCTCGGCATGGCGACGGAGCTGCCGTCGAACGCCATCATCCAGGGCACGCAGGTGGACACCGGCACTCCGGCGCCCGCCCCCACGCCCTGA